In Marinilactibacillus sp. Marseille-P9653, the sequence GGGAATTCCTGCTTCTAATGCTACTTTTTTCGCTTTTAATTTATCTCCAAATACATCTAACTGATTCGTAGTTGGGCCAACGAAGGTGATACCTTCTTCTTGGCATCGCTTTGCAAAGTCCAAATTTTCTGATAAGAATCCATAACCGGGATGAACAGCGTCCGCACCAGAATCTTTAGCAATACGGATAAGGTCTTCTATATCTAGATAAGCATCTATTGGCTTTTTACCCTTCCCAACCAAATAAGCTTCATCTGCTTTAAAACGATGAACACTTTTTTCATCTTCTTGAGCATATACACCTACTGTATCGATTCCCAATTCAGTCAAAGCCCGAAAAATTCGAATCGCAATTTCGCCTCTATTTGCTACGAGTACCTTTTCCAATTCCTTCACCTCTTACTCATTATTTCAAAACTATAACTCATGATTATCTTACCATTTTACCAGACATTTCTATATTTGGAATCAAAAACTTTTTGCTTTACCTACTTTGAAAGTTATTCGTTAACACAGAATAAAAAAACAAGTTTTATTATTTAGTTAATTTGAACAATAGTTATATGATAATTTTATCTTAAAAAAAGGAGGAAATACAATGAAACATTTGAAAGCTATCGTCATTAAATCAATTGCGATTATTTTGATTTCATGGATTGTTCTATCATTGATCTGGAATATCCCGCTTATGCATGCTGTAATTGGTGGCGCGATTGTTTCCGTAATGATTTATGTTATTGGAGACCTTTTAGTTTTAAGAAAAATTGACAATATTGTTGCTACTGTTGTGGACATGGGTGGTGCCCTAGCTATTCTTTGGGGTTATTTATACCTTGCTTTAGGGGAAAGTTATTTCCTTGAAAGTTTAGTTGCCTCTGCGGGTATCGCAATCTTTGAATGGTTCTTCCACTCTTGGTTGCTTAAGAGTCATGTTGTACCCGATGAGCGCTCAATGTAATAAGTATAATCAGCTTGAATTTCAAAAAGACTAGTTCGTTATTTGTGCTCAAGCACTTTAACTGAACTAGTCTTTTTTTATTATCACTTATCTACAAATTGAATCCCCGCGTAGGTACTTCCTAGCGATTTTTTAACCCATCTGACTTCTCCCGTTTTCCCTATGATGTTATTTTCAGGTGCATCTAACAGAATACGGTCTTCTTTTTTGAGTTTTGCTTTTGTTTTGATTTGTGCGCCTTCTTCACTAAGGTCAACGACAGAGGCAGAATATTTCAAGTGCTGATAGGTTAACAAACCATTCGTCTTGATTCTTTCTCGAAGAATCATCCGAGTTTTGGAAGCTGGAGCTTTTTTCGATTGTGTGAAAAAGCCAAGAGCTGTCGGTAAGAGTCCCGCTTTTCTATAACTTTTTTCTCCAATGTTACTTTTGGGATTACTATAGATCGTTTGAATGACAAAACGGTATTGTTCTTTATCCAAGGAATTGAATTGAATGCCCAGTTCTGTCTTACCTTCTTTGTTCTTATCCACCCAGCGTACTTCTGCATTCAATGCCGGTCCACCTTCCACAACAAAATCTACTGTGGACAGTTTTTCTTTAATTGCGTAAGTATCAACAGATAACCTAGCCCCGTACTCGCTTAAATCCTCTATATTAGCTTGTATTTTCTGGTCTTTGTCTGTAATGTTGGCTCCTTTGGAGATAATAAGTCGTTCTGCCGTCCGGTAACGCGGTCTTTCAAAGAAAATCATAATCACTAGCAGTACTCCAGCTAGGTTGTACAGTACCCAGAATAAGTTAATATAAACACTGTCTATTTGAAGATCTACAAGCTGTGGTGCAACTAAAGCGAGTATGACCCTAAAAATACCAATAAAAGATAGTACAGCAAGTACAATATGGAACCAGCTGGCTCTCCATAAGAATTGACGCTCGTTCGTTTGAATACCTTTTCTAGTGACATTGAACTTCCCATTCCCTTTTAGGAAAATTTCTGAAAGAATGGCCCACGACATAGATGGTGCTAGTGCAGAATCGTATACATTCGTCCACATTGTTGTCCTTTTTTTCTCAGAGATCAGATTTGAGAAAACTTGAGAAGAAATGAAGGCTGGAACCCAATATACCATTAGATCAATAAAGGTAGCATTCAGTACAATGATTCCAAAAACCAGATAAAGAATGGGTGCAATCAGATAAACCAGTTTATAAAGACCAAAGAACCAATAATGAATGCCATCCATATAAAGGAGTTTTTGCATAAAGCTCAGGCCTTTAGTTTTCAGAGGGTTCCATTTTCTTACTACCTGTATATTCCCTCTACACCAACGGTCTCTTTGCTTCAATAAATCTTTGAACGTTTCAGGTGCCAACCCTACTGCCAGCACTTTGTTGACGAATACCGTTTCCCATCCACCTGCTTGAATCAACATTCCAGTCGCCATATCTTCTGTAATAACCCCAGTAGCAAATCCTCCGATTTCCTCCATCGTTTTTCTTCTGAATAATGCGTTGCTTCCAATATACATCGTAGCATTATAAATATCTTTCTTTTCTTCTAGCTTCTGCATAAAAAAATCTTGCTCATTATTAATGCGGTCACCAGCAAACAAGTTGAACTGGAAAGGATCATCATTATAAAATGCCTGCGGTGCCTGTACAAACCCGACTTTCTCATCCGAAAAATACCCTAGAGTTTCTTGCATGAAATTAGCTCTTGGAATCATATCTGCATCCATTGTCACAATGATTTCTCCAGTTGAGACTTCCATGGCATGATTTAAGTTTCCAGCTTTAGCATGCTTATTGTCTTCTCTAGTCACATGACGAACACCTAACTCTTCACATAACACTCTGACATCTTCTCGTTTCCCATCATCACAGACGAGTATTTCATACAAGTCATCCGGATAGTCCATTAACTGAGAAGCTACAATCGTTCTCCTAAGTAAATCTACTGGTTCATTATAAGTTGCAATCATAATATCCACCGTCGGTAATGTTTTAAAAGACGAAAGGAAAACTTTTTTTCGTTTATTCTTTTTCCAGAACAAGCTTGATGTTATCAAACTCTGTATATACCCCATCCATTCCGTAAAGAGTAATGCCAAACCTGCGATAATGCTCAAAATAGATGCAGTCGGCAATGTACTTGTTGTGCGCCAGATAAGGTAGGTCAATTGAAATCCTAAAAATAATAGAATACTGATTCTTAATACCGTCTGATT encodes:
- a CDS encoding DUF2512 family protein, whose translation is MKHLKAIVIKSIAIILISWIVLSLIWNIPLMHAVIGGAIVSVMIYVIGDLLVLRKIDNIVATVVDMGGALAILWGYLYLALGESYFLESLVASAGIAIFEWFFHSWLLKSHVVPDERSM
- a CDS encoding glycosyltransferase, with product MNTYQMIYLISVLLILSGCYIFGKNNQTVLRISILLFLGFQLTYLIWRTTSTLPTASILSIIAGLALLFTEWMGYIQSLITSSLFWKKNKRKKVFLSSFKTLPTVDIMIATYNEPVDLLRRTIVASQLMDYPDDLYEILVCDDGKREDVRVLCEELGVRHVTREDNKHAKAGNLNHAMEVSTGEIIVTMDADMIPRANFMQETLGYFSDEKVGFVQAPQAFYNDDPFQFNLFAGDRINNEQDFFMQKLEEKKDIYNATMYIGSNALFRRKTMEEIGGFATGVITEDMATGMLIQAGGWETVFVNKVLAVGLAPETFKDLLKQRDRWCRGNIQVVRKWNPLKTKGLSFMQKLLYMDGIHYWFFGLYKLVYLIAPILYLVFGIIVLNATFIDLMVYWVPAFISSQVFSNLISEKKRTTMWTNVYDSALAPSMSWAILSEIFLKGNGKFNVTRKGIQTNERQFLWRASWFHIVLAVLSFIGIFRVILALVAPQLVDLQIDSVYINLFWVLYNLAGVLLVIMIFFERPRYRTAERLIISKGANITDKDQKIQANIEDLSEYGARLSVDTYAIKEKLSTVDFVVEGGPALNAEVRWVDKNKEGKTELGIQFNSLDKEQYRFVIQTIYSNPKSNIGEKSYRKAGLLPTALGFFTQSKKAPASKTRMILRERIKTNGLLTYQHLKYSASVVDLSEEGAQIKTKAKLKKEDRILLDAPENNIIGKTGEVRWVKKSLGSTYAGIQFVDK